The stretch of DNA aattttaacaactttaacggttgattcacaactttaaatgacttccacacatagcaagggttactatctagttatcgcaatacccttgtgtcaggttaagtggagggtaaagaattgggctagaggccaattgtccccaaaaccctttaaacttcacattgtgtgaccttttttttttttttttttttttgagaaaaaaaaaaaacatgaaaattatcactagttactttgccaaggaactaattactcttacattcaggtaactgagttactaacgcaattactttttgggagaagtcatttgtaactgtaattaattacttttttaaagtaaaattaacaacactgtctaCAAGAGAAGCAAAGATGAAGGGAATGTGTGAGAAGACAAACGAAGATTGAAGGACAAAACATAGACATAACCAAGACAAAATGTGTGAAAGGACCGAAAACGGAAAGAACAAAAAATGTTGAGAAAGGAAAAACTTGGGAGCAAAAATTTAGAAAGACTGAggaagtaaaaaaagaaaatgaaggGCTCATAAgtcaaatgaaagaaaaatttgGAGAGAACAGAAAACATGAGAGGACCAACAATGAATAGAAGGTGTGAGATGAAGGATGAGGATCGGAGAAAAGGAACATTTGAGAGGAAAAAAGATATTGGGAAGAAATGAGAATGTAGGAGAGAAAAGATGGATGGAAAGCATGAGAGGACAAAAGATGGACAATAAGAGAGAATGTGTGAGAGGACAAAAGATGAAGGGAAGAAAGGGAAGAAGTGGAGAAGGGAAAGGGGTAAACAAGGAAAGGCTGTCGTGGGAGTCAACTTCCTGTAGGAGGCGGCGGTGTGCCACGATTGTACCTGTTCTCATGAGGAACTCCCTCCCATTGTGAACGTGCCTCTTCAAGTAAGAAGGACATTCCTCAGTATAGTAAGACTCCTTCCATTGATTAAAACTGTCCGATTGGTCCCACTTGTGTTTAGTGACGACAGCTTGCGGCTTGACCGCGATCCACCTCAGTCCCTTCAAATCAAACGATATAAAGTCTTCTCCGTCATAAGCGAAGTGTTCCCAACCGTCAATCTCGCCGGTCTCATCGTCCCATTCGCAGCCAGAGATTCGCTGTATCATGTGAACACCTGAGAGAAAGGGACGTGACGGCGTGTCCAGAGATAAGCCAACGTCTGCTGAAAAAAGCGACCGGCGCATGAAATGTCTTGAAATGCTCCAAAGTTGGACGGCAACAAACCTCCAGTTTGGTTGAAGCGCTCTTTAGCAATTTCAATGTTGACTTTGTTGACCTGCTCCTCACGCATATTGACCTGTGCGTTTCTCTCCCAGTAGGGCGGATCCTCAGCTGTGATTTTGTTCATCCACTCCTGTTTGGGTCGATATTTCCTGCTCTTGCTGTCGTATTGTGTAATCTGAACACCGTCGACATAACCGACACTCAAGTACTCTGGGAAGTTTGGAATTTGAGACGACGCAGTATCGATATATTTGAGCGTGTGAATCACTGAAAGAAAAAGCAAAAACATTTGTTAACCGATATCCCAAAATCTTCTACTCAtcccatttaaaatgattgGAACACAGCAACACCTGAAAACATTATCATCGGGTTTATCATTTATGTAACCTTTCATTTCaaaaacaactgtgtcttgtccAAAAGATGGACATCATTTTACGAGCAAATATCTAGGAAATGACTGAAACTACTCAATGGAACAAGGCGCATTGTGCGTTTTATTCCTTCAAATTTGGAAGAGAAATTGGTCCATTGTGTGAGACGAGTGTTGAAAATGCGCGTCGCCTGCGTTGACGCGGCACAcctaaattttgtataaattttGCGTCGATGCAAAATACCAACATTTTCTACTCAAATAGTGTTTATGTGAACTCGCAGCTTCCATTGACGGTTCAATtcctttttgactgggaggggcgaatgaacaatcattcgcccttcccagtcaaaaggaattggacgtctattgttgtcaatggcaggtccTGAGTTCACAAAGACACTCATTAGTTTGCTGCAATAATCTAGtgttactgtatttatttacagaaaTGTTGCACTTAAGAGCTAAAACATAAGATTTTTCCACTTCCAAATTGCATGTTTTTGTAATAGAAAATACTcgattgatttcctgacccgcGCATcgacatatcgtgagatcatcgtgatCGTGAACCTTGTAACGCAAATCATATCagaaggttcccacccctaatttaCAGGTATTTGAACAAGAATGGCCCATTTCAAAATTTTAGGGACACTTTGTACATGAACGAGATAAACaataaaccaaaaatgttcatattggaaatgattggaacgtgaaaactttttttaaccccCTAACAGGACTTCTGAGCTTGAATTCTTCCACTTGACATCTTGAGGTGAACTTTGAAGCGAGCGTTGCTTCGTAAAGTGCGTCACGGTCGAACAAGATGATGAGGAAATGAACTTACCGGGCTTGACATTTTGAATTTGCACAGCCACAAGCAAAAGTGCCACCAACTCCTTCATCCTGCACATTTTTGCCTCCTTTTCAGTCcgaaatccaagtacattggcatcaatagaatcgacacaCACGGCCGTCAAtgacattaaacaaagtaaatgtgtCAGAAAATTTCCGAGCAATCTTTTTCTCCTCCGACCGGCAGAACTGCATTCTCCACTGGCTTGAACACAAAACACGTCAATGTTGTTTGACGAGCGCGACACGCCGAGGAAATTTGTGGTGAAAATCCTGCAAACAGATCCTGTCAAGTTACCTGTGCTTCCTTTGGAGCCGCAGCCATCTTCAGTGGACACCTGCGTTTCCACCAAGCGTCCCAGCTTGGAGCTGTCCGAGTGGGCTcgccataggcggatctactattcaggcgaagtaggcgatcgccttaggcccccaaccagtagggggcccacaaccagctgcccttgctcgttggagcAAGGGCTCGGGCCACCGgaaccagcagcacccccaactattcgtcatgtcagCATACTAAACAAAcatataacaaaacaaaaaagaaagccatttgaatgttgcatttatattatcccccccacacacacacacacacgcactacaatggactgttccacgacgatggACTGAgtgtcagtcgcttagcttcatttagctcagtttagcttcgcttagctccgtttagcatcgcttagccgttcattagcttcacttagccctCCCGCGTTTTTGACacaactaagctcgctatttttacagctcacttgctactttgcacgtcggctatcgtttattccgAACACATGAGTGAACGTGCTTTCCATGTgaaccaaagtgcagtgagggagaagttgagaacaggtcgCTAACGCCTCTTTTaagtttcttcttcttcacaccgaacataaaatacacgacagcacaccctgtggcgaaacaatgcagtacagttctaatcagtcatacaataacactcaacagctggttaacagcatttgccaacggaaaaaaaattaaatctattagtgacaccacaagcaatgatgaagaatgtttttacggagtgtaaagctttcggttagtggTTTAGCAAACGTACCTCTggcgaacatttcaaaataaaagcacgtcatgttcgtcatataaataacaatttctggagttaatcccacatacttcagaattaatattataatatgttgagtaaatactacagaatacagattctacactaagaatacctttcaaatgacactatgacaaatatgattgacaatgaataattattattatactactattatatatagtagtatactataataataatgcaagaattttttttttaagaattgttttgaataatgttggaaaggcaaagtcagtgttctgaatcggtttactttccattcttgtgcactagtaaatgctaccagcatttaacctcattgtttatttgtgtttaattattgttttttacatgattatttgtactttaataaaggatttaagtgttccaaaatggttttgtgaattaacgagacttaacaaaaatttcattgctaaattagaagtaaaaagaaaattattagattagtcgactaatcgtaaaactagtcagctgactaatcaggagaaaatttgtcgtttaggacagccctagtgtaccggaacatatttccttcaCCCAGCCTGtacacagactatgcagctgcttagggcctctgaccactagggggcccccaatctggcaattgtttaatttatattctattttgtttgctacagtttgctttatttgacttttgtgcttaaaaaataaaagttctcccttaacttctttctttcctcttttagaaaaaggtttggcgctatctactgtaagtactgacaatcatttggggtgagaagtttgaagaatgcagtgtaacaaaatctgattaatacacACAGTTTCATAGTACACTGCTACGAAATGGTGGgcaaaaaatatgggcccctttgcattattttgcttagggcccccaaatggcctggaccGGCCctgctccacacccttctcacctttttaacccctgacccatgaagagggcccctggaaattgccaagtccgccactggggATCGCCCCGACGTAACGTACTACGTCACCGGCGTGGCCAAGGGTCAAGGGAGCAAATGAACATCTAATACATTCAATTGTGATTGGGCATGGTTACAGATGACTGAACTGCCCTCAgagccagtggcgcctccagaaatttttcataagggtggccagatggagccacttaaaatcttggggtggccaaaactaaaagccataatttcaggttttcattatattattgcagtaaaaaggtcaggggaaaactatcggctactgatatactttggtgtattgtgtaatatttgatgttactaatgatttaatgtgcatagtccgtaactatccagtcaacattttgagttccacaatgttgaggtggttgcagctcaacgttgcattcgtagaagaactgacggagaataagttgtcttttagccaaaacttggcgtgtttaatatccactgacatgcggatacatcctctctcattgctgtcttcacaggcaatcccacaaatcaaagtaatcgaagtcaaacacaaagaagtaatGAAAGTAGCACtctagacaattaagtcccatcctgccatcttgtggcgaaaagttaatatgttaataataacaagcaataggagcattatttccacatcaactgaggacatgaatacaaaacatttcctccaccatttctctcaacaccccCACTTGTTCTAATGTTGATGGCCTTTTTAACAACCAAATGaacttttaaatttcaaaaataacactgtcaaactttttcaattttaactttgttaCAGGTTTTGTCATGAGATCAGCTATCATGTCATCCGTTGTCAATCAGGTAGCACTCCGCATCTCCTCTTTTGAGTGCGACTCCACTGCACCGGGTACCATCTGCCAACTCGACGCTGTGGTTCTCTGGTTTGAACGTCTGCTAGAAGCTTTTGAATTTGGTCTCGTCATTAATGATATGAGATGTCGCTACCGGCGTGGTCAAAGGTCTGACTGAAGAGCGTCACAACCTAAAAAATGTCACCGCCTTCGAATGGCTAGTCACAAAAGCCATCGACTATGCGGGAAATGAAGACAACTCCAAGCAACAAGATTTGTCCTAAAAGCTCCCTGCTTTTATGAAGCGAAACAAAAGTTTGCGTGGGACTAATGCGCATGAACAAAACGCGAATGCGATcttcaaacaatatattgtgcaggccatgTTGTGGTTTGTGTTGGGTTCATATTTAGTCTCCTGTTATAACAGCTGTTTTTCCTCTCAAGAGTCCAGAGAAGCTCGCCGAGCTCCCAACCAACTTAGTTAGATTTATGTCATCCAAAATTGGCAAGAAATACAGGCAGGGAGGTATGTTTAGTCTTTCTGGAGAGAAGCTGGCACCAGATGTACAGCTCAAAATGCTCAGCTAGATCAGCTTGTTCTGAACACTGCTACTCCTTTATTCGATCAGGGGTAGGAGCAAATGAACATCCAATACATTCAATTGTGACTGGGCATGGTTATAGATGACTGAACTGCCCTCAGAGCTTGATTGATATGACCATTGATTGATCAACTCAAGACTTCCAGACACTCTCTCATCATAGAGTGGTGACATacagtcaagggcgtaggtttggtctcaacattggtagggacaaaatAACGgcataacttgcatgtacacattttgctggggacgagacattaatcagaccaaacagattgggttcaCAGGGTCAGGActccatttctcatgaatattaacctaattaattgataggctaattgATCAATgccaaataaatctgtattgacttgtactgACTTTCATACAGTGCCTCGCAAAAGTAttgggcccccttgaatcttgcaacctttcgccacatttcaggcttcaaacataaagatatgaaatttaatttttttgtcaagagtcaacaacaagtgggacacaatcgtgaagtggaacaacatttattggataatttaaacttttttaacaaataaagaactgaaaagtggggcgtgcaatattattcggcccctttactttcagtgcagcaaactcactccagaagttcagtgaggatctctgaatgatccaatgttgtcctatgatgataaatagaatccacttgtgtgtaatcaagtctccgtataaatgcacctgctctgtgatagtctcagggttctgtttaaagtgcagagagcattatgaaaaccaaggaacacaccaggcaggtccgagatactgttgtggagaggtttaaaagccggatttggatacaaaaagatttcccaagctttaaacatctcaaggagcactgtgcaagccatcatattgaaatggaaggagcatcagtccactgcaaatctaccaagacctggccgtccttccaaactttcttctcaaacaaggagaaaactgatcagagatgcagccaagagacccatgatcactctggatgaactgcagagatctacagctgaggtgggagagtctgtccataggacaacaatcagtcgtacactgcacaaatctggcctttatggaagagtggcaagaagaaagccatttctccaagatatccataaaaagtctcgtttaaagtttgccacaagccacctgggagacacaccaagcatgtggaagaaggtgctctggtcagatgaaaccaaaattgaactttttggccacaatgcaaaacgatatgtttggcgtaaaagcaacacagctcatcaccctgaacacaccatccccactgtcgaacatggtggtggcagcatcatgatttgggcctgctattcttcagcagggacagggaagctggttaaaattgacgggaagatggaggcagccaaatacaggaacattctggaagaaaacctgttggtatctgcacaagacctgagactgggacggagatttatcttccaacaggacaatgatccaaaacataaagccaaatctacaatggaatggttcaaaaataaacgtatccaggtgttagaatggccaagtcaaagtccagacctgaatccaatcgagaatctgtggaaagagtgttcacaaacactctccatccaacctcactcactgagctcgagctgttttgcaaggaagaatgggcaagaatgtcagtctctcgatgtgcaaaactgatagaaacataccccaagcgacttgcagctgtaattggagcaaaaggtggcgctacaaagtattaacgcaagggggccgaataatattgcacgccccacttttcagttttttatttgttaaaaaagtttaaattatccaataaatgttgttccgcgtcacgattgtgtcccacttgttgttgattcttgacaaaaaaattaaacttcatatctttatgtttgaagcccgaaatgtggcgaaaggttgcaagattcaagggggccgaatacttttgcaaggcactgtatgtaataataataataataataatacattttatttctagagcgcttttcagatacacaaagacgcttcacaagaggcATGGAATtacagtacgataaaaaggtattaaaaggattaaaaacttaaaagcacaataaaaagaggtaaaaaatatgacagctaggggttatggtgggtaagatagagtgaacaggtgtgttttcagtcgagatttgaaaagtgatagagtAGATGTGTTGCggagatcagggggtagggagtttcagagctggggggcgcaatgactaaaagctctggaaccaaaggtggagaggcggacacgggggacggagagggggggaaaagtggtagggcgaagtgaacgggttggattgtttggatggagaagatcgcaaaggtagggaggggccaaggcatggagtattttgaaggtgatgatgaggattttgtaattgattctttgtttgacgggaagccagtgaagttgacggaggatgggggtaatgtggtgtgttgcgggggttcgtgtgatgaggcgtgctgctgagttctggaggagctgcagtttctggagggacttattagggagaccgaagagcagtgagttacaATAATCGAGCCGGGTGGTTATTAGATTACAGACCAGGGTGGAAGCGAtatggcgggtgagagaagggaggaggcgagaaatgttgcgaaagtggagataggctgatctggtgatgctgttgatatgtgaccggaaggaaagtgtgctgtcgaggatgacacccagactcttaacctgagaTGAAGGAGAGATCGGTAAATTGTTGATTGTAATAGAGAACTTATGGACATTAGAGAGTGTTGCGGTGGTACCAACCAAGAGGActtctgttttggagctgttaagtaggaggaagttggaggagaaccaggagttaatgtcatctaagcagagggtgagggaggaaggtgggagggaggcggttggttttgaggatatgtagagctgggtgtcatccgcgtaacagtgaaagtgaatgttgtgtttgcgGAAAATGGAACCGAGGGGTAGAATGTAGATGATGAAGAGAAGCGGCCCCAGGACCGAGCCCTGGGGCACGCCAGAGGAGACAGGGAGGGAACTGGATTGATGGGGGCCAAGTTTGACGAATTGTGTGCGGTTGGACaggtaggaagtgaaccaggaaAGGGGTGTGTGGGTGATACCAATGGAGGAGAGTCGGTCGAGAAGGATTGAATGGGAAATTGTGTCGAAGGCGGCAGTGAGGTCGAGGAAGACGAGAATTGATAATAAACCGGAGTCGGATGCTGTGAGGAGGTCGTTTGTAATTCTAAGTAGGGCTGTTTCGGTGCTATGGAGGGGGCGGAAACCGGATTGAAAGTGCTCGTAAATGTCATTGGTAATTAGGTGGTTATGAAGTTGGGATGCAAcagttttttcaagaattttggaaaTGAAAGGTAGGTTGGAGATTGGGCGGAGATTATAGAAGTTGGTTGGATCCAGGTTAGGTTTCTTTAGAATAGGTGTGATGGAAGCAGTTTTGAGGGATGGAGGGACTACACCGGATGTAAGTGAAGAGTGAATGATGGTGGTGATGAGGGAAGACAAGTTTTTATGAGGGCAGTGGGAAGAGGATCAAGGTGACAGGTAGTGGATTTGGATTTGGTGATGATGTCAGAGATAGCCGGGATTGAAGGAAGGATAAATGAAGAGAGGGTGCTAATGAGGGGAACATGAAAGGGAACAGGGTCAGtcccagaaactgcagctccggAGTGGGTCAGGGATTGGTGAATGTCAGTGATTTTCGTGGAGAAGAATGTCAGGATGGCTTCACAAAAATTAGCAGAAAATATGTGACGAGGGAGTGGATCGGGAGGCTTAGTGAGTTTGGCTAAAAGTGAGTACAGGCCTTTAGAGTTGTGTTGATTAGCTGAGATGAGACTGGAATAGTAAGTTGATTTGGCTGCTTTGATTTGGTCCTTGTATAAACTGAGTTGTGCACAGTACATTTCTTTGTGTATTGATAGTCCAGTTTTCTTGTACAGGCGTTCGAGCTGACGGTTTCGTGACTTAAACAGGCGGAGAGCAGGGGTGAACCAGGGCGCGGATTGGGTGAAAGAAACAGAACGGGTTTTTAGGGGGGCGTGGTAGTTCAGGAGTGAGTGGAGATGGGTATTGTAGTGGGACACTAAATCGGCAGGTGAAATGGTGGAGTTTGTGGGAGGGAGGTTGTCAATGTCACAAGAGAGTGCTTGGGTGTTAATGGTCTCGGTCTTGCGAAATGAAATTGATCTGGGGAGGATAATTTTTGAATAGGGGATCTTGAGACTGAAAGTAACTAGGGAGTGGTCAGAGTATAGTAATGGGTGGGGGGTGCAGTCAGAAGGGGTGGAGCCAGAGCAGCAAACCAAGTCCAAAATGTGTCCTTTGTTGTGAGTGGGAAAGTTGATGCATTGTGTTAAACCGAGGCTGTCAAGGCAAGAGATGAAATCTTTTGTGAAGGGATTATTTTGATTGTCAAGATGAATGTTGAAGTCGCCAAGGATGATAATAGTTTGACAGAGGGAAAAAAGATGGATGACCAGTTGTGAAAAATCAAGTAGAAAATCCTTGTTAGGTTTAGGCGGCCGGTATATAGTGGTAATTGTTGTGGGAGAACGACCAGGCAAGAGTGAGGCGGAGTATTCAAAAGATGTGAGAATGGGGCTATCAGGTACAGGTAGCAACCTCCAGTTATCACGGTAGATGGATGCAATTCC from Corythoichthys intestinalis isolate RoL2023-P3 chromosome 22, ASM3026506v1, whole genome shotgun sequence encodes:
- the LOC130910469 gene encoding class I histocompatibility antigen, F10 alpha chain-like translates to MSLTAVCVDSIDANVLGFRTEKEAKMCRMKELVALLLVAVQIQNVKPVIHTLKYIDTASSQIPNFPEYLSVGYVDGVQITQYDSKSRKYRPKQEWMNKITAEDPPYWERNAQVNMREEQVNKVNIEIAKERFNQTGGLLPSNFGAFQDISCAGVHMIQRISGCEWDDETGEIDGWEHFAYDGEDFISFDLKGLRWIAVKPQAVVTKHKWDQSDSFNQWKESYYTEECPSYLKRHVHNGREFLMRTELPRISLLQKTSRSAVTCHATGFYPREAALFWKKDGEGLFEDVEMGETLPNHDGTFQTTADLNWVDADAKYECVFRLAGVPEDVVVPLDHAKILSNERIEAEERRKTALAITVPLVLIALGIVIVLVIVKFWKAKYTQAAISEPSSSKSTPEAASPTAETPLAEPAPE